One genomic region from Sparus aurata chromosome 15, fSpaAur1.1, whole genome shotgun sequence encodes:
- the col17a1b gene encoding collagen alpha-1(XVII) chain isoform X2: MSSGAGGLGLEKNVLTQNSSGTYFSSSSVGVNTGSLSSSSGVYLGGDSSGGGDGGGGYLDGGGYGSGSGGGGGGGSSYMVSSVSKVRSSSSGGARRSQANGSSGGLSPGFRERKTLTSRSGGYDGSSSGNSSPEFTRKDYGIYCSGATRGRSESRESEIRARLQSASPTACRWTELDDVKKLLKGRSCSVSPTRSSNASITLPVPKKATVETKTITVASQSGSTSFDSGLRSAGFHTIDSAGLFDTGLTNGHFDTVKSGQYDVTLKSGQYDTGIKSSHYDGSLRSGQFDTGLRSGQYDTSVKSGGQYDVTLKSSQYDTSVKSGQYDVSLKSGQYDSSMRTGQYDTLDAILPSFSWSTSTLPAASSTTAVAGNTSYSYQTSTNNMPGGSSPIGLTSPSSLSVYGFQNNLAPTSSSVLTTSGANVHANVGGYGVQKNVSNGVGVISTGVSTTTRSQTVDDAYKKDYKFLISEKENVPARRDAEMLILAKDSGKQFTSSSSVHIGGGSLSGDSIKKEKLISSYTETMPLKSETGNSYYGSSGVVMKDKATYAEIHRDSGAFGGGGLCCCSDSCCSWWKWLLGLLLLSLLLLGLLFGLIALAEDVRKLKNRVATLETKSSVAAARTGRLAGSDNDIYMAGGAAGGGGHTDNTLHLGAGGGGGGGDSKTRIAIATGAGGAGGTGSNGIDVSMAAGAGGAGAGTAGAGGSTGARAGGAGTGSDTSYSGTSYSSTSYSDTSYSGSAGSAGGTGHSGGGGSGHRGGAGSAGTSYSGSVGSAGGTTGLGVSGGHTDASLQLMIQHMLRNEMQSQAFRAFLTSSVQGERGLPGPKGDTGAKGDAGFPGLPGAPGAMGPSGHEGPKGQKGSQGDHGVDGQPGIRGREGPAGPRGEPGPSGVGPKGDRGSTGDPGVPGPVGPVGLKGSPGNPGLPGAPGQPGPQGFRGEAGLPGAKGDRGLAGFQGAKGDPGHDGVRGIKGEAGAPGLPGLAGEKGSKGSIGLAGLDGQKGSRGDQGPSGPPGLRGPAGPPGDAGLPGQPGLQGPPGIPGNPGRPGAKGETGQAGRIINAAGSSAVGIPGPPGPAGPPGPAGPPGLSGPIGPAGLPGQPGPKGDRGYKGDQGEAGISVRTSESVSSTRNERQFSSGGASGIPGPPGPPGPPGFPGRPGDSRQGPPGPPGPPGYGRPGPKGDKGDKGEPGFSSSSGTYYTGPPGPPGPAGPKGSSGSPGPRGYQGEPGQPGVPGRPGSSERVSTYSGGHSTPGPPGPPGPPGLPGPQGFKGDPGAPGIPGSSRGSVSVTSGPPGPPGPPGPPGHPGSFAASSEVHQYISDYLSRSRLSGAPGPPGPPGPPGIPGSFSGSIDDISTRIIAYIQRSGSGFSLGVQGPPGPPGPPGPSSGSGSLTVNALITMLQRDDVRRYLTGPPGPQGPPGPPGSSVGFSATYNVEEVARYVFNIMNDRGIARGLPGPPGPPGPAGPSGGSSSGYATATIDYTALMRNPEFRSWMSSSVKQGAPGPAGSPGLPGPPGPQGPPGVSSATVYGSGGRGHSLEEIQRYLQGSGFRGLQGPPGPQGPPGPQGPSGGYSGSVSYSGNFPRETIRAEVQEYLTSDNVRRTIIGPPGPPGPRGQKGERGEPGYVQGYAQSQSYSQGSSQGSSRYGTERRDIDISRLTETLDYSNVAMKVTDYIKNQGLLQDYMVEGPWKANVRAIQGPPGPPGPPGPAGQSRVIGAYGNVTADLMAFFRTYGTIAGPPGGPGPRGERGYPGPKGDKGDPGRPGLPGLPGTYTVQIPHRVQKRDAENKEVVQNKVAGRRKKLRRHANGG, encoded by the exons CCTCTGTAGGTGTGAACACCGGCAGCTTAAGCTCCTCCTCAGGAGTTTACCTGGGAGGAGACTcttcaggaggaggtgatggaggagggggCTACTTAGACGGAGGAGGGTATGGAAGCGGAAGTggaggaggcggcggcggtggcaGCAGTTACATGGTGAGCTCGGTGTCAAAGGTCAGGTCCAGCTCGTCAGGCGGTGCCAGGAGATCGCAGGCCAATGGCTCGTCAGGAGGCCTGTCGCCAGGTTTCCGGGAGAGGAAGACCTTAACCAGCCGCTCAGGAGGCTATGATG GCAGTTCCAGCGGCAATTCCTCTCCAGAGTTTACGCGCAAAGATTATGGGATCTATT GCTCAGGCGCCACAAGAGGGAGGAGTGAAAGCAGAG AGAGCGAGATCAGAGCCAGATTACAGAGCGCCTCTCCCACGGCCTGCAGAT GGACGGAGCTGGACGACGTGAAGAAGCTTCTGAAGGGACGCTCCTGCAGCGTTAGTCCCACTCGCTCCTCCAATGCCTCCATCACCCTGCCCGTCCCTAAAAAGGCCACCGTGGAAACCAAGACCATCACCGTGGCCTCTCAGTCGG GTTCGACTTCATTCGActctggtctgagatcagccGGCTTCCACACCATCGATTCTGCAGGCCTGTTTGATACTGGACTGACAAATGGGCACTTTGATACTGTAAAGTCAGGCCAGTATGATGTCACGCTAAAATCAGGCCAATATGATACTGGCATTAAATCAAGCCATTATGATGGTAGCCTGAGATCAGGACAGTTTGACACTGGTTTAAGATCAGGCCAGTATGACACCAGTGTGAAGTCAGGAGGACAATATGATGTCACTCTGAAATCAAGCCAATACGATACTAGTGTGAAGTCAGGacaatatgacgtgagcttgaAATCAGGGCAGTACGACAGCAGTATGAGAACAGGCCAGTATGACACGCTGGACGCCATACTTCCATCTTTCTCCTGGTCCACCTCCACGCTGCCCGCCGCCTCCTCCACCACGGCGGTCGCTGGCAACACCAGCTACTCGTACCAGACGAGCACCAACAACATGCCGGGAGGATCCTCACCCATCGGTCTCACCTCACCCTCGTCTCTGTCAG TTTACGGCTTTCAGAACAATCTGGCTCCCACCTCCAGCAGCGTGCTCACCACCAGCGGAGCTAACGTACATGCTAACGTAGGAG GTTACGGCGTTCAGAAGAACGTGTCAAACGGAGTTGGTGTCATCAGCACTGGAGTCTCTACAA CCACTAGATCCCAAACTGTCGACGACGCTTATAAGAAAGACTATAAGTTCCTGATCTCTGAGAAGGAGAACGTGCCGGCCAGGAGGGACGCAGAGATGCTCATTTTGGCTAAAGACAGCGGGAAGCAgttcaccagcagcagcagcgttcaTATAGGAGGAG GGTCGCTATCGGGAGATTCgataaagaaagagaagctCATTTCAAGTTACACGGAGACGATGCCACTGAAGTCAGAGACGGGCAACTCTTACT ATGGATCATCTGGAGTTGTGATGAAAGACAAAGCCACCTACGCAG AGATTCACAGAGACAGCGGCGCCTTCGGAGGTGGAGGACTGTGCTGCTGCTCCGactcctgctgctcctggtGGAAGTGGCTGCTGggtcttctcctcctctccctgctcctGCTCGGACTCCTGTTTGGGCTCATTGCACTGG CTGAGGATGTGAGAAAGCTGAAGAATCGCGTGGCGACCCTGGAGACCAAGTCCTCCGTCGCTGCTGCTCGTACCGGTCGGCTGGCAGGTTCTGACAATGACATCTATATGGCcggtggagctgctggaggaggtggaCACACTGACAACACGCTACACctgggagctggaggaggaggaggaggaggagactcCAAAACACGAATCGCAATTGCCACTGGGGCAGGTGGTGCAGGTGGCACCGGTAGCAATGGCATCGATGTCAGCAtggctgctggtgctggtggtgctggtgctggtacCGCTGGCGCTGGTGGGTCTACTGGGGCCAGAGCTGGAGGTGCTGGCACAGGCAGTGACACCAGTTACAGTGGAACCAGTTACAGTAGCACCAGTTACAGTGATACCAGTTACAGTGGCAGTGCCGGTAGTGCTGGTGGTACTGGAcacagtggtggtggtggttctgGACACAGGGGCGGTGCCGGCAGTGCTGGAACCAGTTACAGTGGCAGCGTTGGCAGCGCTGGTGGTACCACAGGATTGGGTGTGAGTGGAGGACACACTGACGCTTCTCTTCAGCTGATGATCCAACACATGTTAAGAAATGAAATGCAGTCACAAGCATTCAGAG ccTTCTTGACATCCTCagtgcagggagagagagggctgCCTGGACCTAAAG GGGACACTGGAGCTAAAG GTGACGCTGGGTTCCCTGGACTTCCAG gTGCTCCTGGTGCGATGGGACCTTCAGGCCATGAAGGTCCTAAAGGACAGAAAGGAAGCCAAG GTGATCATGGAGTGGACGGACAGCCTGGTATCAGAGGTCGTGAAGGCCCAGCTGGCCCCAGAGGTGAGCCGGGACCTTCAGGCGTTGGACCAAAGGGTGACAGAG GTTCTACTGGTGATCCGGGGGTTCCTGGGCCTGTGGGACCTGTCGGACTGAAAG GTTCACCTGGAAATCCTGGACTTCCTGGAGCACCAG GTCAACCAGGTCCTCAAGGTTTCCGTGGCGAGGCAGGGTTACCTGGAGCTAAAG GTGACAGAGGGCTGGCTGGATTCCAAGGAGCTAAAG GTGATCCTGGTCATGATGGTGTCAGAGGTATTAAAG GTGAAGCCGGAGCACCAGGTCTGCCAGGGCTCGCTGGAGAGAAAGGATCCAAAGGGTCGATCG GCTTGGCTGGACTTGATGGTCAAAAAGGATCGAGag GTGACCAAGGACCTTCTGGGCCTCCTGGACTCAGGGGTCCTGCTGGACCTCCTGGAGATGCTGGACTTCCAG GACAACCTGGACTTCAAGGACCACCAG GTATACCAGGGAATCCAGGAAGACCTGGCGCTAAAG GTGAAACAGGGCAAGCAGGAAGAATCATCAATGCAG CTGGCTCCTCCGCTGTTGGCATCCCAGGACCACCTGGACCTGCTGGTCCTCCCGGCCCTGCTGGACCTCCAGGATTATCAG GTCCGATTGGTCCTGCTGGTCTGCCTGGCCAACCTG GTCCTAAAGGTGACAGAGGTTATAAGGGAGATCAGGGAGAAGCAGGAATATCAGTGAGAACGTCAGAAAGTGTCAGCTCAACCAGAAATGAGA gACAGTTTAGTTCCGGTGGAGCCTCAGGAATCCCTGGACCTCCCGGCCCGCCCGGTCCACCAGGTTTTCCCGGACGTCCAG GAGATTCAAGACAAGGACCTCCAGGACCACCTGGGCCTCCAG GTTATGGAAGACCAGGACCTAAAGGAGACAAAGGAGACAAAGGAGAACCAGGCTTTTCATCCAGCTCTG GAACGTATTACACTGGACCACCAGGACCACCTGGGCCTGCTGGGCCTAAAGGATCATCAG GTTCTCCTGGACCGAGAGGATACCAAG GTGAACCAGGCCAGCCAGGTGTGCCAGGAAGACCAGGAAGCTCTGAGAGAG TGTCCACCTATTCCGGAGGGCACAGCACCCCAGGACCACCAGGTCCACCAGGTCCTCCTGGACTTCCAGGACCACAAGGATTTAAAG GGGACCCTGGAGCTCCTGGTATTCCCGGCTCTTCAAGAG GCTCCGTCTCCGTCACATCAGGTCCTCCTGGTCCTCCAGGTCCTCCTGGTCCTCCGGGTCACCCAGGCTCCTTTGCCGCTTCCAGTGAGGTGCACCAGTACATCAGCGACTATCTGA GTAGAAGCAGATTGAGTGGAGCACCTGGACCTCCTGGTCCACCTGGACCTCCTGGAATCCCCGGAAGCTTCTCAGGCTCAATCGATGACATCTCCACCAGAATCATTGCATACATTCAAC GTTCAGGCTCAGGCTTCAGCCTTGGCGTTCAGGGTCCTCCAGGACCTCCTGGTCCTCCTGGACCTAGCTCTGGCTCTGGATCCCTGACGGTCAATGCTCTCATCACCATGCTTCAGA GAGACGACGTGAGGAGATATTTGACAGGACCACCAGGGCCACAAGGACCACCGGGACCACCAGGGTCATCAGTAGGATTTTCAGCCACTTACAACGTGGAGGAGGTTGCCAGATATGTCTTTAATATCATGAATG ACAGAGGGATTGCTCGAGGTCTGCCTGGGCCACCAGGTCCTCCTGGGCCTGCTGGGCCTTCTGGTGGATCAAGCTCTGGCTACGCGACCGCTACGATCGACTATACTGCGCTGATGAGAA ATCCAGAATTCCGCTCATGGATGAGCTCTTCGGTAAAACAGGGTGCTCCTGGTCCTGCGGGTTCCCCAGGGCTGCCTGGCCCTCCTGGTCCTCAGGGACCACCGGGAGTCTCCTCTGCCACTGTGTACGGGTCGGGAGGTCGTGGCCACAGCTTGGAGGAAATCCAACGCTACCTGCAGG GCTCTGGGTTCAGAGGTCTTCAGGGTCCTCCTGGCCCTCAAGGTCCACCGGGACCACAGGGTCCATCAGGTGGTTACAGTGGATCAGTTTCCTACAGTGGAAACTTCCCTCGAGAGACAATCCGCGCTGAAGTCCAGGAGTATCTGACCA GTGACAATGTTCGTCGCACCATCATCGGACCACCAGGGCCTCCAGGACCAAGAGGTCAGAAAGGAGAGCGTGGAGAGCCGGGTTACGTCCAGGGCTACGCGCAGAGCCAGAGCTACTCTCAGGGCAGCTCTCAGGGCAGCTCTCGCTACGGCACCGAGCGCAGAGACATCGACATCAGCAGGCTCACTGAGACGCTGGACTACTCCAACGTCGCCATGAAGGTTACAGACTACATCAAGA ATCAAGGCCTGCTGCAGGACTATATGGTTGAGGGTCCCTGGAAGGCGAACGTGAGAGCGATTCAAGGCCCCCCTGGTCCACCCGGACCTCCCGGACCAGCCGGTCAGAGCCGTGTCATCGGCGCCTACGGCAACGTCACAGCTGACCTCATGGCCTTCTTCAGAA CTTACGGTACCATCGCCGGCCCGCCAGGAGGCCCCGGAccaaggggagagagagggtaCCCAGGACCCAAAGGAGACAAGG gtgatCCAGGACGTCCAGGTTTACCAGGACTCCCTGGAACATACACGGTCCAGATCCCACACAGGGTGCAGAAGAGGGATGCAG AGAATAAAGAGGTCGTTCAGAATAAAGTGGCTGGTCGTCGTAAGAAGCTCCGTCGCCATGCCAACGGTGGCTAA
- the col17a1b gene encoding collagen alpha-1(XVII) chain isoform X1, which translates to MDELTREMDFSASLSGEKVVTETITTTTRLTSLPPKGTSGSNHRNMSSGAGGLGLEKNVLTQNSSGTYFSSSSVGVNTGSLSSSSGVYLGGDSSGGGDGGGGYLDGGGYGSGSGGGGGGGSSYMVSSVSKVRSSSSGGARRSQANGSSGGLSPGFRERKTLTSRSGGYDGSSSGNSSPEFTRKDYGIYCSGATRGRSESRESEIRARLQSASPTACRWTELDDVKKLLKGRSCSVSPTRSSNASITLPVPKKATVETKTITVASQSGSTSFDSGLRSAGFHTIDSAGLFDTGLTNGHFDTVKSGQYDVTLKSGQYDTGIKSSHYDGSLRSGQFDTGLRSGQYDTSVKSGGQYDVTLKSSQYDTSVKSGQYDVSLKSGQYDSSMRTGQYDTLDAILPSFSWSTSTLPAASSTTAVAGNTSYSYQTSTNNMPGGSSPIGLTSPSSLSVYGFQNNLAPTSSSVLTTSGANVHANVGGYGVQKNVSNGVGVISTGVSTTTRSQTVDDAYKKDYKFLISEKENVPARRDAEMLILAKDSGKQFTSSSSVHIGGGSLSGDSIKKEKLISSYTETMPLKSETGNSYYGSSGVVMKDKATYAEIHRDSGAFGGGGLCCCSDSCCSWWKWLLGLLLLSLLLLGLLFGLIALAEDVRKLKNRVATLETKSSVAAARTGRLAGSDNDIYMAGGAAGGGGHTDNTLHLGAGGGGGGGDSKTRIAIATGAGGAGGTGSNGIDVSMAAGAGGAGAGTAGAGGSTGARAGGAGTGSDTSYSGTSYSSTSYSDTSYSGSAGSAGGTGHSGGGGSGHRGGAGSAGTSYSGSVGSAGGTTGLGVSGGHTDASLQLMIQHMLRNEMQSQAFRAFLTSSVQGERGLPGPKGDTGAKGDAGFPGLPGAPGAMGPSGHEGPKGQKGSQGDHGVDGQPGIRGREGPAGPRGEPGPSGVGPKGDRGSTGDPGVPGPVGPVGLKGSPGNPGLPGAPGQPGPQGFRGEAGLPGAKGDRGLAGFQGAKGDPGHDGVRGIKGEAGAPGLPGLAGEKGSKGSIGLAGLDGQKGSRGDQGPSGPPGLRGPAGPPGDAGLPGQPGLQGPPGIPGNPGRPGAKGETGQAGRIINAAGSSAVGIPGPPGPAGPPGPAGPPGLSGPIGPAGLPGQPGPKGDRGYKGDQGEAGISVRTSESVSSTRNERQFSSGGASGIPGPPGPPGPPGFPGRPGDSRQGPPGPPGPPGYGRPGPKGDKGDKGEPGFSSSSGTYYTGPPGPPGPAGPKGSSGSPGPRGYQGEPGQPGVPGRPGSSERVSTYSGGHSTPGPPGPPGPPGLPGPQGFKGDPGAPGIPGSSRGSVSVTSGPPGPPGPPGPPGHPGSFAASSEVHQYISDYLSRSRLSGAPGPPGPPGPPGIPGSFSGSIDDISTRIIAYIQRSGSGFSLGVQGPPGPPGPPGPSSGSGSLTVNALITMLQRDDVRRYLTGPPGPQGPPGPPGSSVGFSATYNVEEVARYVFNIMNDRGIARGLPGPPGPPGPAGPSGGSSSGYATATIDYTALMRNPEFRSWMSSSVKQGAPGPAGSPGLPGPPGPQGPPGVSSATVYGSGGRGHSLEEIQRYLQGSGFRGLQGPPGPQGPPGPQGPSGGYSGSVSYSGNFPRETIRAEVQEYLTSDNVRRTIIGPPGPPGPRGQKGERGEPGYVQGYAQSQSYSQGSSQGSSRYGTERRDIDISRLTETLDYSNVAMKVTDYIKNQGLLQDYMVEGPWKANVRAIQGPPGPPGPPGPAGQSRVIGAYGNVTADLMAFFRTYGTIAGPPGGPGPRGERGYPGPKGDKGDPGRPGLPGLPGTYTVQIPHRVQKRDAENKEVVQNKVAGRRKKLRRHANGG; encoded by the exons CCTCTGTAGGTGTGAACACCGGCAGCTTAAGCTCCTCCTCAGGAGTTTACCTGGGAGGAGACTcttcaggaggaggtgatggaggagggggCTACTTAGACGGAGGAGGGTATGGAAGCGGAAGTggaggaggcggcggcggtggcaGCAGTTACATGGTGAGCTCGGTGTCAAAGGTCAGGTCCAGCTCGTCAGGCGGTGCCAGGAGATCGCAGGCCAATGGCTCGTCAGGAGGCCTGTCGCCAGGTTTCCGGGAGAGGAAGACCTTAACCAGCCGCTCAGGAGGCTATGATG GCAGTTCCAGCGGCAATTCCTCTCCAGAGTTTACGCGCAAAGATTATGGGATCTATT GCTCAGGCGCCACAAGAGGGAGGAGTGAAAGCAGAG AGAGCGAGATCAGAGCCAGATTACAGAGCGCCTCTCCCACGGCCTGCAGAT GGACGGAGCTGGACGACGTGAAGAAGCTTCTGAAGGGACGCTCCTGCAGCGTTAGTCCCACTCGCTCCTCCAATGCCTCCATCACCCTGCCCGTCCCTAAAAAGGCCACCGTGGAAACCAAGACCATCACCGTGGCCTCTCAGTCGG GTTCGACTTCATTCGActctggtctgagatcagccGGCTTCCACACCATCGATTCTGCAGGCCTGTTTGATACTGGACTGACAAATGGGCACTTTGATACTGTAAAGTCAGGCCAGTATGATGTCACGCTAAAATCAGGCCAATATGATACTGGCATTAAATCAAGCCATTATGATGGTAGCCTGAGATCAGGACAGTTTGACACTGGTTTAAGATCAGGCCAGTATGACACCAGTGTGAAGTCAGGAGGACAATATGATGTCACTCTGAAATCAAGCCAATACGATACTAGTGTGAAGTCAGGacaatatgacgtgagcttgaAATCAGGGCAGTACGACAGCAGTATGAGAACAGGCCAGTATGACACGCTGGACGCCATACTTCCATCTTTCTCCTGGTCCACCTCCACGCTGCCCGCCGCCTCCTCCACCACGGCGGTCGCTGGCAACACCAGCTACTCGTACCAGACGAGCACCAACAACATGCCGGGAGGATCCTCACCCATCGGTCTCACCTCACCCTCGTCTCTGTCAG TTTACGGCTTTCAGAACAATCTGGCTCCCACCTCCAGCAGCGTGCTCACCACCAGCGGAGCTAACGTACATGCTAACGTAGGAG GTTACGGCGTTCAGAAGAACGTGTCAAACGGAGTTGGTGTCATCAGCACTGGAGTCTCTACAA CCACTAGATCCCAAACTGTCGACGACGCTTATAAGAAAGACTATAAGTTCCTGATCTCTGAGAAGGAGAACGTGCCGGCCAGGAGGGACGCAGAGATGCTCATTTTGGCTAAAGACAGCGGGAAGCAgttcaccagcagcagcagcgttcaTATAGGAGGAG GGTCGCTATCGGGAGATTCgataaagaaagagaagctCATTTCAAGTTACACGGAGACGATGCCACTGAAGTCAGAGACGGGCAACTCTTACT ATGGATCATCTGGAGTTGTGATGAAAGACAAAGCCACCTACGCAG AGATTCACAGAGACAGCGGCGCCTTCGGAGGTGGAGGACTGTGCTGCTGCTCCGactcctgctgctcctggtGGAAGTGGCTGCTGggtcttctcctcctctccctgctcctGCTCGGACTCCTGTTTGGGCTCATTGCACTGG CTGAGGATGTGAGAAAGCTGAAGAATCGCGTGGCGACCCTGGAGACCAAGTCCTCCGTCGCTGCTGCTCGTACCGGTCGGCTGGCAGGTTCTGACAATGACATCTATATGGCcggtggagctgctggaggaggtggaCACACTGACAACACGCTACACctgggagctggaggaggaggaggaggaggagactcCAAAACACGAATCGCAATTGCCACTGGGGCAGGTGGTGCAGGTGGCACCGGTAGCAATGGCATCGATGTCAGCAtggctgctggtgctggtggtgctggtgctggtacCGCTGGCGCTGGTGGGTCTACTGGGGCCAGAGCTGGAGGTGCTGGCACAGGCAGTGACACCAGTTACAGTGGAACCAGTTACAGTAGCACCAGTTACAGTGATACCAGTTACAGTGGCAGTGCCGGTAGTGCTGGTGGTACTGGAcacagtggtggtggtggttctgGACACAGGGGCGGTGCCGGCAGTGCTGGAACCAGTTACAGTGGCAGCGTTGGCAGCGCTGGTGGTACCACAGGATTGGGTGTGAGTGGAGGACACACTGACGCTTCTCTTCAGCTGATGATCCAACACATGTTAAGAAATGAAATGCAGTCACAAGCATTCAGAG ccTTCTTGACATCCTCagtgcagggagagagagggctgCCTGGACCTAAAG GGGACACTGGAGCTAAAG GTGACGCTGGGTTCCCTGGACTTCCAG gTGCTCCTGGTGCGATGGGACCTTCAGGCCATGAAGGTCCTAAAGGACAGAAAGGAAGCCAAG GTGATCATGGAGTGGACGGACAGCCTGGTATCAGAGGTCGTGAAGGCCCAGCTGGCCCCAGAGGTGAGCCGGGACCTTCAGGCGTTGGACCAAAGGGTGACAGAG GTTCTACTGGTGATCCGGGGGTTCCTGGGCCTGTGGGACCTGTCGGACTGAAAG GTTCACCTGGAAATCCTGGACTTCCTGGAGCACCAG GTCAACCAGGTCCTCAAGGTTTCCGTGGCGAGGCAGGGTTACCTGGAGCTAAAG GTGACAGAGGGCTGGCTGGATTCCAAGGAGCTAAAG GTGATCCTGGTCATGATGGTGTCAGAGGTATTAAAG GTGAAGCCGGAGCACCAGGTCTGCCAGGGCTCGCTGGAGAGAAAGGATCCAAAGGGTCGATCG GCTTGGCTGGACTTGATGGTCAAAAAGGATCGAGag GTGACCAAGGACCTTCTGGGCCTCCTGGACTCAGGGGTCCTGCTGGACCTCCTGGAGATGCTGGACTTCCAG GACAACCTGGACTTCAAGGACCACCAG GTATACCAGGGAATCCAGGAAGACCTGGCGCTAAAG GTGAAACAGGGCAAGCAGGAAGAATCATCAATGCAG CTGGCTCCTCCGCTGTTGGCATCCCAGGACCACCTGGACCTGCTGGTCCTCCCGGCCCTGCTGGACCTCCAGGATTATCAG GTCCGATTGGTCCTGCTGGTCTGCCTGGCCAACCTG GTCCTAAAGGTGACAGAGGTTATAAGGGAGATCAGGGAGAAGCAGGAATATCAGTGAGAACGTCAGAAAGTGTCAGCTCAACCAGAAATGAGA gACAGTTTAGTTCCGGTGGAGCCTCAGGAATCCCTGGACCTCCCGGCCCGCCCGGTCCACCAGGTTTTCCCGGACGTCCAG GAGATTCAAGACAAGGACCTCCAGGACCACCTGGGCCTCCAG GTTATGGAAGACCAGGACCTAAAGGAGACAAAGGAGACAAAGGAGAACCAGGCTTTTCATCCAGCTCTG GAACGTATTACACTGGACCACCAGGACCACCTGGGCCTGCTGGGCCTAAAGGATCATCAG GTTCTCCTGGACCGAGAGGATACCAAG GTGAACCAGGCCAGCCAGGTGTGCCAGGAAGACCAGGAAGCTCTGAGAGAG TGTCCACCTATTCCGGAGGGCACAGCACCCCAGGACCACCAGGTCCACCAGGTCCTCCTGGACTTCCAGGACCACAAGGATTTAAAG GGGACCCTGGAGCTCCTGGTATTCCCGGCTCTTCAAGAG GCTCCGTCTCCGTCACATCAGGTCCTCCTGGTCCTCCAGGTCCTCCTGGTCCTCCGGGTCACCCAGGCTCCTTTGCCGCTTCCAGTGAGGTGCACCAGTACATCAGCGACTATCTGA GTAGAAGCAGATTGAGTGGAGCACCTGGACCTCCTGGTCCACCTGGACCTCCTGGAATCCCCGGAAGCTTCTCAGGCTCAATCGATGACATCTCCACCAGAATCATTGCATACATTCAAC GTTCAGGCTCAGGCTTCAGCCTTGGCGTTCAGGGTCCTCCAGGACCTCCTGGTCCTCCTGGACCTAGCTCTGGCTCTGGATCCCTGACGGTCAATGCTCTCATCACCATGCTTCAGA GAGACGACGTGAGGAGATATTTGACAGGACCACCAGGGCCACAAGGACCACCGGGACCACCAGGGTCATCAGTAGGATTTTCAGCCACTTACAACGTGGAGGAGGTTGCCAGATATGTCTTTAATATCATGAATG ACAGAGGGATTGCTCGAGGTCTGCCTGGGCCACCAGGTCCTCCTGGGCCTGCTGGGCCTTCTGGTGGATCAAGCTCTGGCTACGCGACCGCTACGATCGACTATACTGCGCTGATGAGAA ATCCAGAATTCCGCTCATGGATGAGCTCTTCGGTAAAACAGGGTGCTCCTGGTCCTGCGGGTTCCCCAGGGCTGCCTGGCCCTCCTGGTCCTCAGGGACCACCGGGAGTCTCCTCTGCCACTGTGTACGGGTCGGGAGGTCGTGGCCACAGCTTGGAGGAAATCCAACGCTACCTGCAGG GCTCTGGGTTCAGAGGTCTTCAGGGTCCTCCTGGCCCTCAAGGTCCACCGGGACCACAGGGTCCATCAGGTGGTTACAGTGGATCAGTTTCCTACAGTGGAAACTTCCCTCGAGAGACAATCCGCGCTGAAGTCCAGGAGTATCTGACCA GTGACAATGTTCGTCGCACCATCATCGGACCACCAGGGCCTCCAGGACCAAGAGGTCAGAAAGGAGAGCGTGGAGAGCCGGGTTACGTCCAGGGCTACGCGCAGAGCCAGAGCTACTCTCAGGGCAGCTCTCAGGGCAGCTCTCGCTACGGCACCGAGCGCAGAGACATCGACATCAGCAGGCTCACTGAGACGCTGGACTACTCCAACGTCGCCATGAAGGTTACAGACTACATCAAGA ATCAAGGCCTGCTGCAGGACTATATGGTTGAGGGTCCCTGGAAGGCGAACGTGAGAGCGATTCAAGGCCCCCCTGGTCCACCCGGACCTCCCGGACCAGCCGGTCAGAGCCGTGTCATCGGCGCCTACGGCAACGTCACAGCTGACCTCATGGCCTTCTTCAGAA CTTACGGTACCATCGCCGGCCCGCCAGGAGGCCCCGGAccaaggggagagagagggtaCCCAGGACCCAAAGGAGACAAGG gtgatCCAGGACGTCCAGGTTTACCAGGACTCCCTGGAACATACACGGTCCAGATCCCACACAGGGTGCAGAAGAGGGATGCAG AGAATAAAGAGGTCGTTCAGAATAAAGTGGCTGGTCGTCGTAAGAAGCTCCGTCGCCATGCCAACGGTGGCTAA